One Rosa chinensis cultivar Old Blush chromosome 3, RchiOBHm-V2, whole genome shotgun sequence DNA window includes the following coding sequences:
- the LOC112192125 gene encoding probable ribonuclease P/MRP protein subunit POP5: protein MVGFKNRYMTLEVILDPNIELAKKDHVIITTYNVTKAIKDSILVNFGECGLASSLGSFQVKYVNWITRLCIIRASREDHQKVWSAITMVRSIAGCPVIFNLLDLTGSIRACKIAAFKCDELKFEQYKLVVRSNLSAQDTQKMQFYLHKIKCLEH, encoded by the exons ATGGTGGGATTTAAAAATAGGTACATGACATTGGAGGTTATCTTGGATCCGAATATAGAACTTGCAAAGAAAGATCATGTTATCATTACCACATATAATGTTACAAAAGCCATCAAGGATAGCATTCTTGTGAACTTTGGGGAGTGTGGTCTGGCTTCTTCACTTGGATCGTTCCAAG TGAAGTATGTCAATTGGATTACAAGGCTTTGTATCATAAGAGCTTCGAGGGAGGACCATCAAAAAGTATGGTCTGCTATTACCATGGTTAGGAGTATTGCTGGTTGCCCGGTGATTTTTAATTTGTTGGACTTAACTG GaagtatcagagcttgtaaaatagctgcCTTTAAGTGTGATGAATTAAAATTTGAGCAGTACAAACTTGTGGTTAGATCTAATCTTTCAGCTCAAGATACTCAAAAGATGCAGTTCTATCTTCATAAGATCAAATGCTTGGAGCACTAA
- the LOC112194354 gene encoding microfibrillar-associated protein 1A, whose translation MAMRGKIRESTKVKRYWPGKAPEWANDRDTCSSDEEGITILYKSFSTRDDDPRLRRLAERRSVKRRIRGAKIVDTTEEEEEEEEEEDAETLEERRRRIKERLLRQREQEQQQEEFETDDYYSEDESDEDYEEEEEEEEDEIAGEVVTVKPVFLSKSTRDTIVERKRLEEAEEQALEARRRELEERKKETRRMVLEEIRKDEEIHKGLMNQDSANDDVDTDNDPEEDTKAAWKARERARLKKERAAREAVILKERR comes from the coding sequence ATGGCGATGCGAGGCAAAATTAGGGAATCGACAAAAGTTAAAAGATACTGGCCTGGAAAAGCCCCAGAGTGGGCAAACGATCGTGATACCTGCTCCTCCGACGAAGAAGGGATTACCATCTTGTACAAATCCTTCTCAACTCGTGATGATGATCCAAGACTACGTCGTTTGGCCGAGAGGAGGAGTGTAAAGAGGCGCATCCGCGGTGCCAAGATTGTTGACACAActgaagaggaggaggaggaggaagaagaagaggacgcaGAGACTTtggaggaaagaagaagaaggattaaGGAGAGGTTGCTTCGTCAGAGGGAGCAGGAACAACAACAAGAGGAGTTTGAGACTGATGACTACTACTCGGAAGATGAATCCGATGAGGActacgaagaagaagaagaagaggaggaggatgagaTTGCTGGTGAAGTAGTTACAGTGAAGCCTGTATTTTTGTCCAAGTCCACAAGAGACACGATAGTTGAACGTAAGAGACTTGAGGAGGCCGAAGAGCAGGCCCTGGAAGCGAGGAGAAGGGAGctggaggagaggaagaaagagaCAAGGAGAATGGTGCTCGAAGAGATTCGGAAAGACGAAGAGATTCACAAGGGTTTGATGAATCAGGATTCGGCAAATGATGATGTTGACACTGACAATGATCCTGAGGAGGATACTAAAGCAGCTTGGAAGGCAAGAGAGAGGGCCAGGctcaagaaggagagggcagcAAGGGAAGCAGTCATTTTGAAGGAGAGAAGATGA